ATTTGGGGATATAGCACTGGGAAAACACGATGTAAAAACGAGTAACGACCCCACACGAAATTAAGAAGTGTCCTGGGTTTGAGTTCAGGTGCCTGGTTGCCTCAGTCCGCCAATAAAGTGTCAAaaagtaagtttttttttctttctggtcTCCGTCTGAGAGCGGACACAGTGCAAAAAGAATGATGATTTCTCCAGCCACGGGGGCGTCTCTCCTGGTCCCATGCACCGCCCGTTGCGGATTTTGCTTTATTTTGTGTGTGTCTATAATGAGAGAGAAACTTATCCCGTTAGATTGTGAGTCTCGCCGCGCCCCTGGCTTGCTGCTGGAGCACTGAATAGGGGCAAGAGCGTTAGTGCTTTGACAACCAATTATTCTGGAGATTAAAAAGGTtatagagggggaggggggagtctgAAACGCCTCGGGGtctggggggaggaggggggggtgcTCACACGTCGGTCTCCACCGCCTTCAGATGCAGGGCGTTCGGTTTGGCGCTTTCGGTGCCGTTGCCTTTGGATTTGAGGCACAGGGACTCCCGGAGGTTCTCGTCCATCTCCACATAGTCCGATTTGGCGCCCAGCGATGAGGAGGAGCAGGAGGAGCGCCGGAATTTGCGGAGGAGCGAGGGGCAACTGGCGGGTGCCGCCTGCGACGCCGGCGCTTGCTCCTCGCTCTCGGTCTCTCGGTGGTAGAAGTAGTTGAAGTTGGAGACGATGACGGGCACGGGCAGGGCGATGGTGAGCACGCCGGCGATGGCGCACAGGGAGCCCACGATCTTGCCGCCCACCGTGATGGGCTTCATGTCGCCGTAGCCCACCGTGGTCATGGTGACCACCGCCCACCAGAACGCGTCCGGGATGCTGGTGAACTGCGACTTGGGGTCGTCCGCCTCGGCGAAGTAGACGGCGCTGGAGAAGAGGACCACGCCGATGAAGAGGAAGAAGATGAGCAGCCCCAGCTCCCTCATGCTGGCCCTGAGCGTGTGGCCGAGGATCTGCAGGCCCTTGGAGTGGCGGGAGAGCTTGAAGATGCGGAAGACCCGCACCAGGCGGATGGTGCGCAGGATGGCGAAGGACATGGCTTGCTGGCCGTTGGTCTGGCGGCTCGCCAGGTCGGTGCCGAGGGTGATGAAGTACGGCGCGATGGACACCACGTCGATAGTGTTCATGAGGTCGCGGAAGAAGGCGGCCTTGCTGGGGCAGGCGAAGAAGCGCACCAGGAGCTCGAAGGAGAACCACACGATGCACACCGTCTCCACGATGAAGAAGGGGTCACCGAAGGGGGAGGCCAGGGGCCAGCCCGCCGCCGGCCGAGCGGTCCGGTTGGCGGGAACCCCGGCCGGGCGCGGGAAGTCCTCGTCCCGGAACTCGGGCAGGGTCTCCAGGCAGAAGATGACGATGGAGATGAGGATGACCAGCACCGAGACGATGGCGATGACCCGGGCGGGACTCGAACTCTCCGGGTACTCGAAGAGGAGCCAAACCTGGCGCTTGAACTCATCCTCGGGCAGGGCTCTGTCCAcctccttgaccagaccctcctCCTCGCGGAACTTGAGGGTCGCCTCCTCGCCCAGCTCGTAGAACTTGACCTCCTCGCTGAAGATGTCGAAGGGGACATTGGCCGGTCTCTTGAGCCTGCCGCCGGACTGGTAATAGTAGAGGATCGCGTCGAAGCTCGGCCGGTTGCGGTCGAAGAAGTACTCGTTCCTCAGCGGG
The sequence above is drawn from the Chiloscyllium punctatum isolate Juve2018m chromosome 22, sChiPun1.3, whole genome shotgun sequence genome and encodes:
- the LOC140493815 gene encoding potassium voltage-gated channel subfamily A member 4-like, whose translation is MDGEGAPWAAESPGGGACCERVVINVSGLRFETQARTLGQFPDTLLGDPSRRMGYFDPLRNEYFFDRNRPSFDAILYYYQSGGRLKRPANVPFDIFSEEVKFYELGEEATLKFREEEGLVKEVDRALPEDEFKRQVWLLFEYPESSSPARVIAIVSVLVILISIVIFCLETLPEFRDEDFPRPAGVPANRTARPAAGWPLASPFGDPFFIVETVCIVWFSFELLVRFFACPSKAAFFRDLMNTIDVVSIAPYFITLGTDLASRQTNGQQAMSFAILRTIRLVRVFRIFKLSRHSKGLQILGHTLRASMRELGLLIFFLFIGVVLFSSAVYFAEADDPKSQFTSIPDAFWWAVVTMTTVGYGDMKPITVGGKIVGSLCAIAGVLTIALPVPVIVSNFNYFYHRETESEEQAPASQAAPASCPSLLRKFRRSSCSSSSLGAKSDYVEMDENLRESLCLKSKGNGTESAKPNALHLKAVETDV